One region of Halomicrobium sp. LC1Hm genomic DNA includes:
- a CDS encoding Brp/Blh family beta-carotene 15,15'-dioxygenase, which produces MAVEVTADRDRRLRSGRRRLARWTFLPAWLLLGAVTVAHALGVSTAVPVRYGVLLVTLLCFGLPHGAADHHSVARTLGVDLTPRFLAAFCAGYLGLAVLYTAVWFLAPALAFVAFVALTWFHWGQGDVYPLATLADGRHLDNRVVAALTVVVRGGLPMLVPLVFFPDRYAAVARTVVSLFDPGRVASLAPLFTQEARLAAGLGFAAITIVTLAAGLAVAGPRRAWLLDAAETALLWGFFAVVPPVLAIGVYFALWHSVRHIARLTELDGVALAALDRGAVVRVIGRFVRDALPATVGAVVLFGGLALAVPTTVAGISEVGGLYLVLLAVLTLPHVVVVTWLDVRQGIWG; this is translated from the coding sequence ATGGCAGTCGAGGTGACTGCAGATCGGGACCGGCGGCTGCGGTCGGGCCGTCGCCGCCTCGCCCGCTGGACCTTTCTGCCAGCCTGGCTGCTCCTCGGTGCTGTCACGGTCGCACACGCGCTGGGCGTGTCGACCGCCGTTCCGGTTCGCTACGGCGTCTTGCTGGTGACGCTGCTCTGTTTCGGGCTGCCACACGGCGCTGCCGACCATCACTCGGTCGCGCGAACGCTCGGCGTCGATCTCACCCCTCGATTCCTCGCGGCGTTCTGTGCGGGATATCTCGGACTCGCAGTACTGTACACCGCCGTCTGGTTTCTCGCACCGGCCCTCGCGTTCGTCGCTTTCGTCGCCCTGACGTGGTTTCACTGGGGACAGGGCGACGTGTATCCGCTGGCGACGCTCGCCGACGGTCGCCACCTCGACAACCGGGTCGTCGCGGCGCTGACGGTGGTCGTCCGCGGCGGCCTCCCGATGTTGGTCCCGCTGGTCTTCTTTCCGGATCGATACGCCGCCGTCGCCCGGACGGTCGTCTCGCTGTTCGACCCCGGTCGGGTCGCGTCGCTCGCGCCGCTGTTCACCCAGGAGGCGCGTCTCGCCGCCGGGCTCGGATTCGCCGCGATCACGATAGTGACGCTGGCAGCCGGGCTCGCCGTGGCCGGCCCGAGACGCGCCTGGCTCCTCGACGCCGCCGAGACGGCGCTTTTGTGGGGCTTTTTCGCCGTCGTTCCGCCGGTTCTGGCGATCGGAGTCTACTTCGCGCTGTGGCACTCGGTGCGTCACATCGCTCGACTGACCGAACTCGACGGGGTTGCGCTGGCAGCACTGGATCGCGGTGCCGTCGTCCGTGTGATCGGTCGCTTCGTGCGAGACGCGCTGCCGGCGACGGTCGGTGCAGTCGTCCTGTTTGGCGGCCTCGCACTGGCCGTTCCGACGACCGTGGCCGGCATCTCCGAGGTCGGCGGGCTCTACCTCGTCTTGCTCGCGGTGCTGACCCTGCCCCACGTCGTCGTCGTCACCTGGCTCGACGTACGACAGGGAATTTGGGGGTAA
- a CDS encoding V-type ATP synthase subunit D has protein sequence MAKDVKPTRKELMRIEDRIDLSERGHDTLEKKRDGLIMEFMDILDQAQDVRSDLDDSYDRAQHAINMARAMDGDVAVRGAAAALKEHPELTTQSKNIMGVVVPQIESSKVRKSLDERGYGVMGTSARIDEAADAYEELIENIILAAEVETAMKKMLEEIETTKRRVNALEFKLLPDLYDNKEYIEQKLEEQEREEIFRMKKIKNKKEEEEAAAREEEDAEAEEAAAVAADD, from the coding sequence ATGGCCAAGGACGTCAAACCCACCCGGAAAGAGCTGATGCGGATCGAGGATCGCATCGACCTCTCGGAACGGGGCCACGACACGCTGGAGAAGAAACGCGACGGCCTCATCATGGAGTTCATGGACATCCTCGACCAGGCACAGGACGTTCGATCCGACCTCGACGACTCCTACGATCGCGCCCAACACGCGATCAACATGGCCCGTGCGATGGACGGCGACGTAGCCGTCCGCGGTGCCGCGGCGGCACTGAAGGAGCATCCCGAGCTGACGACCCAGTCCAAGAACATCATGGGCGTCGTCGTCCCTCAGATCGAGTCCAGCAAGGTCCGAAAGTCCCTCGACGAGCGTGGATACGGCGTCATGGGCACGTCGGCCCGGATCGACGAGGCCGCCGACGCCTACGAGGAGCTCATCGAGAACATCATCCTCGCGGCCGAGGTCGAGACCGCGATGAAGAAGATGCTCGAAGAGATCGAGACCACCAAGCGCCGCGTCAACGCTCTGGAGTTCAAGCTGCTGCCCGATCTGTACGACAACAAGGAGTATATCGAGCAGAAGCTCGAAGAACAGGAGCGCGAAGAGATCTTCCGCATGAAGAAGATCAAGAACAAGAAAGAGGAAGAGGAGGCCGCCGCTCGCGAGGAAGAGGACGCGGAAGCCGAAGAGGCCGCCGCCGTCGCCGCCGACGACTGA
- a CDS encoding DUF6276 family protein translates to MDCPECGHETVVFAVDPELREYLPGEEPGASLCPRCLSVRPAVDPPASEPDFSPLGDAFPDGGAAVPMALLLGLLSSLALYRDEIAALLERVERAGTDPLLVIDRLDADPGIESEVDLGRRRHQLEQLL, encoded by the coding sequence ATGGACTGTCCCGAGTGTGGCCACGAGACCGTCGTCTTCGCCGTCGATCCCGAGCTCCGGGAGTACCTCCCCGGCGAGGAACCGGGTGCGTCGCTGTGTCCGCGGTGTCTGTCCGTCCGTCCCGCCGTGGATCCGCCCGCCAGCGAACCGGACTTTTCGCCCCTCGGCGACGCGTTCCCCGACGGCGGGGCCGCCGTCCCGATGGCGCTGTTGCTCGGTCTGCTCTCCTCGCTGGCACTGTATCGCGACGAGATCGCCGCGCTACTGGAGCGTGTCGAGCGTGCCGGTACCGATCCACTGCTGGTGATCGATAGACTCGACGCCGATCCCGGGATCGAGAGCGAGGTCGACCTCGGCCGTCGTCGCCACCAGCTCGAACAACTGCTGTGA
- the prf1 gene encoding peptide chain release factor aRF-1, whose protein sequence is MSESEQEQSDKQKYEFKKVIEKLKGYDGSGTQLVTIYVPEDKQISDVVAHVTQEHSEASNIKSKQTRTNVQDALTSIKDRLRYYGNTPPENGMVLFSGAVDSSGGRTEMVTEVLESPPDPIESFRYHCDSNFLTGPLEEMLADKGLFGLIVLDRREANVGWLKGKRVEPVKSASSLVPGKQRKGGQSAQRFARLRLEAIDNFYQEVAGMANDLFVSRRHEMNGILVGGPSPTKDEFLDGDYLHHELGDNVLGKFDVAYTDESGLYDLVDAASEVLAEHEILQDKEAMEEFFKELHDGDLATYGFGPTRENLIMGSVDRLLISEDLRKDVLTYTCENGHDEYEMVDRSASIDDHDCSRCGETVPAEEAEREDAIDHLMEIAQQRGSETLFISTDFEKGEQLLSAFGGVAGLLRYSTGV, encoded by the coding sequence ATGAGCGAGTCCGAGCAGGAGCAATCCGACAAACAAAAATACGAGTTCAAGAAGGTCATCGAGAAGCTCAAGGGGTACGACGGATCCGGGACGCAACTGGTGACGATCTACGTGCCAGAGGACAAGCAGATCAGCGACGTCGTCGCCCACGTCACACAGGAACACTCGGAAGCGTCCAACATTAAGTCGAAGCAGACCCGGACCAACGTCCAGGACGCCCTGACCAGCATCAAAGACCGGCTCCGCTACTACGGGAACACGCCGCCCGAGAACGGGATGGTCCTGTTCTCCGGAGCGGTCGACTCCAGTGGCGGACGCACCGAGATGGTCACGGAGGTCTTAGAGAGTCCGCCCGACCCCATCGAGTCGTTTCGCTACCACTGTGACTCCAACTTCCTCACCGGCCCACTGGAGGAGATGCTGGCGGACAAGGGACTGTTCGGCCTGATCGTCCTCGACCGCCGCGAGGCGAACGTCGGCTGGCTCAAGGGCAAGCGCGTCGAGCCGGTCAAGTCCGCGTCCTCGCTGGTCCCGGGCAAGCAGCGAAAAGGTGGCCAGTCCGCACAGCGGTTCGCCCGACTGCGCCTGGAAGCCATCGACAACTTCTACCAGGAAGTCGCAGGGATGGCAAACGACCTGTTCGTCTCGCGTCGCCACGAGATGAACGGCATCCTCGTGGGCGGTCCCTCCCCGACCAAAGACGAGTTCCTCGACGGCGACTACCTCCACCACGAACTCGGTGACAACGTCCTCGGGAAGTTCGACGTGGCCTACACCGACGAGTCCGGACTGTACGATCTCGTCGACGCCGCAAGCGAGGTCCTCGCCGAGCACGAGATTCTCCAGGACAAGGAGGCCATGGAAGAGTTCTTCAAGGAACTCCACGACGGCGATCTGGCGACCTACGGCTTCGGTCCGACCCGCGAGAACCTCATCATGGGGTCGGTCGACCGCCTGCTCATCTCCGAAGATCTCCGGAAGGACGTGCTCACCTACACCTGTGAGAACGGCCACGACGAGTACGAGATGGTCGATCGGTCGGCGTCGATCGACGACCACGACTGCTCGCGGTGTGGCGAGACCGTCCCCGCCGAGGAGGCCGAACGCGAGGATGCGATCGACCACCTCATGGAGATCGCTCAGCAACGCGGCAGCGAGACGCTGTTCATCTCGACGGACTTCGAGAAGGGCGAACAGCTCCTGTCGGCCTTCGGCGGCGTCGCCGGACTCCTGCGCTACTCGACCGGCGTCTAG
- a CDS encoding AAA family ATPase, translated as MAGYVCTIAGGKGGVGKTTTAVNVGAALQEAGHDVVVVDADLGMANLGSMLGIEHRASLHEILAGDAAVSDALTDAPGGLTIIPGEQSLEAFADADPAKLRKVIKTLRNAYDVVLIDTGAGLSHEVAVPLGLADGILLVTTPDDVAVGDTVKTAQLADRIDGDVVGVVVNRVTRHTDIAEISERLGFELLAVIPDDQEATAVEPLVLNAPDSRAANAFDQLSESMAAMFFRGERAADLETVLEETWFVDETDDEEEEEESGGVFGLFS; from the coding sequence ATGGCGGGCTACGTGTGTACCATCGCGGGTGGCAAAGGCGGGGTCGGCAAGACCACGACGGCGGTCAACGTCGGAGCCGCCCTCCAGGAGGCAGGCCACGACGTCGTCGTGGTCGACGCGGATCTCGGGATGGCGAATCTCGGATCGATGCTCGGCATCGAGCATCGCGCTTCTCTCCACGAAATTCTCGCCGGGGACGCGGCGGTCAGTGACGCCCTGACCGACGCACCGGGCGGACTGACGATCATCCCCGGCGAACAGTCCCTGGAGGCGTTCGCGGACGCCGATCCGGCGAAGCTGCGCAAGGTGATCAAGACGCTGCGCAACGCCTACGACGTGGTCCTGATCGACACCGGTGCGGGCCTCAGCCACGAGGTCGCCGTTCCGCTGGGCCTGGCCGACGGCATCCTGCTCGTGACGACACCGGACGACGTGGCCGTCGGTGACACGGTCAAGACGGCCCAGCTCGCCGACCGCATCGACGGCGATGTCGTCGGCGTGGTCGTCAATCGCGTCACCAGACACACGGACATCGCCGAGATCTCCGAACGGCTCGGCTTCGAGTTGCTGGCGGTCATCCCCGACGATCAGGAGGCCACCGCCGTCGAGCCCCTCGTGCTCAACGCGCCCGACAGTCGCGCGGCGAACGCGTTCGATCAGCTGTCCGAGTCGATGGCTGCGATGTTCTTCCGGGGCGAGCGGGCGGCCGACCTCGAAACCGTTCTCGAAGAGACGTGGTTCGTCGACGAGACCGACGACGAGGAAGAGGAAGAAGAGTCCGGCGGCGTCTTCGGTCTGTTCAGCTGA
- the argS gene encoding arginine--tRNA ligase, which produces MFRQTRSEVETALEAALEALDLPSEDLGIEEPPEDVAAVLASSAAFRLAGEVGAPPPAVAADIADAIDPGDLTYVDSVEQRGPYVNFLPSDVYFDETLAAAQADDYGRLPDRETSVVVEHTSANPTGPVHVGRARNPIIGDALSRVLDYAGYDVDRHYYVNDAGRQMAVFTWAYETFDEDDLPEPERESPEYEMVRYYRKGNSFLEEADADRVEDAESEIQSILQGLEAGDEDAYERVGEVVDTVLGGMSETLGRLPAEFDEFVKETRFMRNDATEDLVDRLKALDQAVYEEDAWQLDLPGFEKNLVFLRSDGTSLYTTRDLAHHEWKFDTYDRAVTVLGEDHKLQADQLDTTLDLLGHDTDQLSQVFYSWVNLPEGGMSTREGTGIDLDDLLDEAIDRAREEVESRIDTRNRDDDLDETDIERIAHQVGIGAVRYDIVSKQPTKGITFEWDRALDFEAQSAPYVQYVHARCCGILSEAGHAVAEGKERAPESTAADLDAAPLASEAERDLLREIARFPAVIEQAADEHRPHVVATYTRTLAEQFNTFYRECPVLDAESDTRQARLALVDAARHAIANALDAIGIAAPRSM; this is translated from the coding sequence ATGTTCCGCCAGACCCGCTCGGAGGTCGAGACGGCGCTCGAAGCCGCGCTGGAGGCGCTCGATCTCCCCAGTGAGGACCTCGGTATCGAGGAACCGCCCGAAGACGTGGCGGCCGTGCTCGCGTCCAGCGCGGCGTTTCGGCTCGCGGGCGAGGTCGGTGCGCCACCGCCGGCAGTCGCCGCCGACATCGCCGACGCGATCGACCCCGGCGACCTGACCTACGTCGACAGCGTCGAACAGCGAGGCCCGTACGTCAACTTCCTGCCCAGCGACGTCTACTTCGACGAGACGCTGGCGGCCGCACAGGCCGACGACTACGGGCGGCTCCCGGATCGCGAGACGAGCGTCGTCGTCGAACACACGTCGGCGAACCCGACAGGGCCGGTCCACGTGGGCCGGGCTCGCAATCCGATCATCGGGGACGCGCTGTCTCGCGTGCTCGACTACGCCGGCTACGACGTGGATCGCCACTACTACGTCAACGACGCCGGCCGCCAGATGGCGGTGTTCACCTGGGCCTACGAGACCTTCGACGAGGACGACCTCCCGGAGCCCGAACGGGAGTCGCCGGAGTACGAGATGGTCCGGTACTACCGCAAGGGCAACAGCTTCCTCGAAGAGGCCGACGCCGACCGCGTCGAGGACGCCGAAAGCGAGATCCAGTCGATCTTGCAGGGCCTGGAGGCGGGCGACGAAGACGCCTACGAACGGGTCGGCGAGGTCGTCGACACCGTGCTGGGCGGGATGAGCGAGACGCTCGGCCGGCTCCCGGCCGAGTTCGACGAGTTCGTCAAAGAGACGCGGTTCATGCGCAACGACGCGACCGAGGACCTCGTCGACCGGCTCAAAGCCCTCGACCAGGCGGTGTACGAGGAAGACGCCTGGCAGCTCGACCTGCCCGGCTTCGAGAAGAACCTCGTCTTCCTGCGCTCGGACGGCACCTCGCTGTACACCACGCGGGACCTGGCCCACCACGAGTGGAAGTTCGACACCTACGACCGGGCCGTGACGGTGCTGGGGGAAGACCACAAGCTCCAGGCCGACCAGCTCGACACCACGCTGGACCTGCTCGGCCACGACACCGACCAGCTCAGCCAGGTGTTCTACTCGTGGGTGAACCTCCCCGAGGGCGGCATGAGCACCCGCGAGGGAACCGGGATCGACCTCGACGACCTGCTGGACGAAGCGATCGACCGTGCGCGCGAGGAAGTCGAGAGCCGAATCGACACCCGCAACCGCGACGACGACCTCGACGAGACGGACATCGAACGGATCGCCCACCAGGTCGGCATCGGCGCGGTCCGGTACGACATCGTCTCCAAACAGCCGACGAAGGGGATCACCTTCGAGTGGGACCGCGCGCTCGACTTCGAGGCGCAGTCGGCACCGTACGTCCAGTACGTCCACGCGCGGTGCTGTGGCATCCTCAGCGAGGCGGGACACGCCGTGGCGGAGGGCAAAGAGCGAGCGCCCGAATCGACGGCGGCGGATCTCGACGCGGCCCCGCTGGCGAGCGAGGCCGAACGGGACCTCTTGCGAGAGATCGCGCGGTTCCCCGCCGTGATCGAGCAGGCCGCCGACGAACACCGCCCCCACGTCGTCGCGACCTACACTCGCACGCTCGCCGAGCAGTTCAACACCTTCTACCGAGAGTGTCCGGTGCTGGACGCCGAGTCAGACACCAGGCAGGCGCGCCTCGCGCTCGTCGATGCGGCCAGACACGCGATCGCGAACGCGTTAGACGCCATCGGTATCGCGGCACCCCGTTCGATGTGA
- a CDS encoding site-2 protease family protein has protein sequence MVSTFTWVLVGVVAYSILGMLLRTWGVLPEYVHLSGPVTTLHTKRGRRFVDWLATPKRAWRAWGNVGVGVGLVVMVGSFFYVVLAAVLAVRDPAPSAVTEPRNVLVIPGVNDFLPLSVAGEIVAGLVVALVVHEGGHALLCRVGDIEIESMGLALLTIVPLGAFVEPNEEGVSLSDRGKQIRMYVAGVTNNFAVSLLCLALLFGPVIAGFGVVQGVHVGGTLPGTPADQAGIESGSVITGIDGQSVANATEMQQRLDEAGGTVEVSLQNGTVTTVDRAVVVVGAVSGAPVQTNRTIVAVNGTAVNTTTAFNEAVQDRSVARLTLDSGETVETAIGGYTVVAEDGPLEAEGAPAGAAFVVTAVDGQRTATAADLVSAIGEREPGETIRLAGYVDGQRETYEITLAEASRSDPGIGVDYVARGTSGLSVGDFGIETYPAERFLAMLGGDVPGQQPFESTPFVQRIGLALALPFASIVEGLSYNFPGFTGIAANFYTVSGPLSALGTDGAFLLANLLFWTGWLNLVVGQFNLVPTYPLDGGHILRVCSESIAARLPIERRERLVKAITYGVSLTMIGSFVFIIAVPQLLG, from the coding sequence ATGGTCAGTACGTTCACGTGGGTCCTCGTCGGAGTGGTCGCTTACTCCATTCTCGGGATGCTCCTGCGAACCTGGGGTGTGCTCCCGGAGTACGTCCATCTGTCGGGCCCGGTCACGACCCTCCACACGAAGCGTGGTCGGCGGTTCGTCGACTGGCTCGCGACGCCCAAACGGGCGTGGCGAGCGTGGGGCAACGTCGGCGTCGGCGTCGGACTGGTCGTCATGGTCGGTTCGTTCTTCTACGTCGTGTTGGCGGCCGTCCTCGCAGTGCGGGATCCGGCTCCGAGTGCCGTCACCGAGCCGCGAAACGTCCTCGTGATTCCCGGCGTCAACGACTTCCTCCCGCTGTCGGTGGCCGGCGAGATCGTCGCCGGTCTCGTGGTGGCGCTGGTCGTCCACGAGGGCGGACACGCGCTGCTGTGTCGGGTCGGCGACATCGAGATCGAGTCGATGGGGCTGGCCCTCCTCACGATCGTGCCGCTGGGCGCGTTCGTCGAACCGAACGAAGAGGGCGTCAGCCTCTCGGACCGGGGCAAACAGATCCGGATGTACGTCGCGGGCGTGACGAACAACTTCGCGGTGAGCCTGCTCTGTCTGGCGCTGCTGTTCGGGCCGGTGATCGCCGGCTTCGGCGTCGTTCAGGGCGTCCATGTCGGCGGCACGCTCCCCGGCACTCCCGCCGATCAGGCCGGCATCGAGAGCGGGTCGGTCATCACCGGTATCGACGGCCAGTCGGTCGCAAACGCCACGGAGATGCAACAGCGCCTCGACGAAGCCGGTGGCACGGTCGAGGTCTCACTCCAGAACGGGACGGTCACGACTGTCGACCGCGCGGTGGTCGTCGTCGGAGCGGTGTCCGGCGCACCGGTCCAGACCAACCGGACGATCGTCGCGGTCAACGGGACCGCGGTGAACACGACGACCGCGTTCAACGAGGCCGTCCAGGACAGAAGCGTCGCACGGCTCACGCTTGACAGCGGCGAGACCGTCGAGACGGCGATCGGCGGCTACACCGTCGTCGCCGAAGACGGTCCGCTCGAAGCGGAGGGCGCACCCGCAGGCGCGGCGTTCGTCGTGACGGCCGTCGACGGCCAGCGGACCGCGACGGCGGCCGACCTCGTGAGCGCGATCGGCGAGCGCGAACCCGGTGAGACGATCCGGCTCGCGGGCTACGTCGACGGCCAGCGCGAGACCTACGAGATCACGCTCGCGGAAGCGAGTCGGAGCGATCCGGGGATCGGCGTCGACTACGTCGCACGCGGGACCAGCGGGCTCTCGGTGGGTGACTTCGGCATCGAGACGTACCCGGCCGAGCGGTTCCTCGCGATGCTCGGCGGCGACGTGCCCGGCCAGCAACCCTTCGAGTCGACCCCGTTCGTCCAGCGGATCGGACTGGCGCTGGCGCTGCCCTTCGCGTCGATCGTCGAGGGACTCAGCTACAACTTCCCCGGCTTCACCGGGATCGCCGCGAACTTCTACACGGTCTCGGGGCCGCTGAGCGCACTGGGGACCGACGGGGCCTTCCTCCTCGCGAATCTCCTGTTCTGGACCGGCTGGCTCAACCTCGTCGTCGGCCAGTTCAACCTCGTGCCGACCTACCCCCTCGACGGCGGCCACATCCTGCGCGTGTGTTCGGAGTCGATCGCCGCTCGCCTCCCGATCGAGCGTCGCGAAAGGCTCGTGAAAGCGATCACCTACGGCGTCTCGCTGACGATGATCGGGAGTTTCGTCTTCATCATCGCGGTCCCGCAGCTGCTCGGGTAG
- the lysS gene encoding lysine--tRNA ligase has protein sequence MSESDPGDDSTRQTAARDPYALGDHDGEQGPEDRAVFWADAVADEIEAREPTEPVVIKGAISPSGVPHLGNVNEIMRGYFVAESLRERGYEVQQVFTTDDRDPLRKLPRKLADLDGNIVDLGEVNAGALGQNLGRPYTDVPDPFGCCDSYGEHFSNLIADCAELLGVDIEIVSTTDLYEDGSFEELTRYVLDNQERARDVLGEYQDKVDADYVPFNPICGECGKVTETVTAVDTDAGTVEYRCTDMEAGDRVIEGCGHEGSATLRDGKLPWRFEWPAGWDVLGVDFEPFGKDHAEGSWPSGVDIAENVFEIAPPVPMVYEWFTLDGEPFSSSEGHVVMVHDVLELLEPAVVRYFFSKDPSKARDFSIERLDQLVDDFDRTERLYFEDESGTDREEALGKRAYPPSVRPTVADRFDEAFGDGTWRSMANDRDARETVADLLAEEYADRVRIPYTFAAVLGMFDDPELRTDVARKEGHLADDTPEWAVETAMERVDLASEWARRTDNEFNYELKRAELPETDFDAATETALDELADFVAEGHDGETIQGEIYETAKRHDVPISDFFGAGYRLLFDESEGPQLGPFVAKLDREFVVERFRRNR, from the coding sequence ATGAGCGAGAGCGATCCAGGGGACGACAGCACACGGCAGACGGCAGCCCGAGACCCGTACGCGCTGGGCGATCACGACGGCGAACAGGGTCCCGAGGACCGGGCGGTGTTCTGGGCGGACGCGGTCGCCGACGAGATCGAGGCCAGAGAGCCCACCGAGCCAGTCGTCATCAAGGGCGCGATCTCGCCCTCGGGCGTCCCCCACCTTGGCAACGTCAACGAGATCATGCGGGGCTACTTCGTCGCCGAATCCCTGCGAGAGCGCGGGTACGAGGTCCAGCAGGTGTTTACCACCGACGACCGGGATCCGCTCCGGAAGCTCCCCCGCAAGCTCGCCGATCTCGACGGCAACATCGTCGATCTGGGAGAAGTCAACGCCGGTGCGCTCGGCCAGAACCTCGGGCGTCCCTACACGGACGTACCGGACCCCTTCGGCTGCTGTGACTCCTACGGCGAACACTTCTCGAACCTGATCGCCGACTGTGCGGAGCTGCTCGGCGTCGACATCGAGATCGTCTCGACGACGGACCTCTACGAAGACGGTTCCTTCGAGGAACTGACGCGCTACGTCCTCGACAATCAAGAGCGGGCACGGGACGTACTGGGCGAGTACCAGGACAAGGTCGACGCGGACTACGTCCCGTTCAACCCGATCTGCGGAGAGTGTGGCAAGGTCACCGAGACCGTCACGGCCGTGGATACGGACGCCGGTACCGTCGAGTACCGCTGTACGGACATGGAGGCCGGCGACCGCGTCATCGAGGGGTGTGGCCACGAAGGAAGCGCGACGCTGCGGGACGGCAAACTGCCCTGGCGCTTCGAGTGGCCGGCGGGCTGGGACGTGCTCGGCGTCGACTTCGAGCCGTTCGGGAAGGACCACGCCGAGGGGTCCTGGCCCTCCGGGGTCGACATCGCGGAGAACGTCTTCGAGATCGCGCCGCCGGTGCCGATGGTCTACGAGTGGTTCACGCTCGACGGCGAGCCGTTCTCCTCTTCCGAGGGCCACGTCGTGATGGTCCACGACGTACTGGAGCTGCTGGAGCCGGCGGTCGTCCGGTACTTCTTCTCGAAAGATCCCAGCAAGGCACGGGACTTCAGCATCGAGCGCCTCGACCAGCTGGTCGACGACTTCGACCGGACCGAGCGCCTCTACTTCGAGGACGAGAGCGGCACCGACCGAGAGGAGGCACTCGGAAAGCGGGCCTATCCGCCGTCGGTCAGGCCGACCGTCGCCGACCGCTTCGACGAGGCGTTCGGCGACGGCACCTGGCGCAGCATGGCCAACGACCGCGACGCCCGCGAGACCGTCGCGGACCTGCTCGCCGAGGAGTACGCCGACCGCGTCCGCATCCCCTACACCTTCGCCGCGGTGCTCGGGATGTTCGACGATCCCGAGTTGCGGACGGACGTGGCTCGCAAGGAGGGACATCTCGCCGACGACACCCCCGAGTGGGCCGTCGAGACCGCGATGGAGCGGGTCGATCTGGCCAGCGAGTGGGCCCGCCGGACGGACAACGAGTTCAACTACGAGCTCAAGCGCGCCGAGCTGCCCGAGACCGACTTCGACGCAGCCACCGAGACCGCACTGGACGAGCTGGCCGACTTCGTCGCCGAGGGCCACGACGGCGAGACGATCCAGGGCGAGATCTACGAGACCGCAAAGCGCCACGACGTGCCCATTAGCGACTTCTTCGGGGCCGGCTACCGGCTCCTGTTCGACGAATCGGAGGGGCCACAGCTCGGTCCCTTCGTCGCGAAGCTCGACCGGGAGTTCGTCGTCGAACGGTTCCGCCGGAATCGGTAG
- the pyrH gene encoding UMP kinase encodes MKVVVSVGGSVLAPNLEPDRIGEYAGVIETLDEAGHEIGIVVGGGPTAREYITTARELGANEIELDQLGIAVTRLNSRLLIAALGDGAAPAPVESYDEGRAALKRGDVPVMGGTVAGQTTDAVSAALAEHVGADLLVYATSVPGVFSADPNEDDGAERYEEIAAGELVDLIAGIEMNAGSNAPVDLLAAKIIERAGLRSIVLDGTDPTAVRRAVETGEHDGTDVVPENLGAAPTAWDRA; translated from the coding sequence ATGAAAGTAGTCGTCTCTGTCGGCGGGAGCGTCCTCGCCCCCAATCTGGAACCGGACCGGATCGGCGAGTACGCTGGCGTCATCGAGACACTCGACGAAGCGGGACACGAGATCGGGATCGTCGTCGGTGGCGGCCCCACGGCGCGGGAGTACATCACGACGGCGCGGGAACTCGGGGCCAACGAGATCGAGCTCGACCAGCTCGGGATCGCCGTCACGCGGCTCAACAGCCGGCTCCTGATCGCCGCGCTGGGCGATGGAGCCGCGCCGGCACCGGTCGAGAGCTACGACGAGGGGCGGGCAGCCCTCAAACGAGGCGACGTTCCCGTCATGGGCGGGACCGTCGCCGGCCAGACCACCGACGCCGTCAGCGCCGCACTCGCGGAACACGTCGGCGCGGACCTGCTCGTGTACGCGACCAGCGTTCCGGGCGTGTTCAGCGCCGACCCCAACGAGGACGACGGCGCCGAGCGCTACGAGGAGATCGCTGCCGGCGAACTCGTCGATCTGATCGCCGGCATCGAGATGAACGCCGGGAGCAACGCGCCGGTCGACCTGCTGGCGGCGAAGATCATCGAGCGGGCCGGGCTCCGGTCGATCGTCCTCGACGGCACCGACCCGACGGCGGTTCGACGCGCCGTCGAAACGGGCGAACACGACGGCACCGACGTGGTCCCCGAGAACCTCGGTGCCGCTCCGACGGCGTGGGATCGAGCATGA